A genomic stretch from Telmatocola sphagniphila includes:
- a CDS encoding GNAT family N-acetyltransferase: protein MFLIRSATPSDIPVIRQLIRELAEYERLLSEAQATEEQLDRALFGQRPAAEVLMAEVGPEIAGFALFFTTFSTFAGKPGLYLEDLFVRPRFRRNGIGKAFFSELIKLGKERDYGRLEWSVLDWNEPALKFYRTLGAKPMDEWTVHRINLS, encoded by the coding sequence ATGTTCCTGATTCGTTCCGCTACGCCTTCGGATATTCCCGTGATTCGCCAGTTGATACGGGAACTCGCCGAGTACGAACGGCTGCTTTCCGAAGCTCAGGCGACCGAGGAACAATTGGATCGGGCGCTTTTCGGCCAACGTCCCGCGGCTGAAGTTCTCATGGCCGAAGTCGGCCCAGAAATCGCCGGTTTTGCCCTTTTCTTCACCACCTTCTCCACTTTCGCCGGTAAACCGGGTCTTTACCTCGAAGACCTGTTCGTACGACCGCGTTTTCGACGCAATGGCATCGGCAAAGCCTTTTTTTCGGAATTAATAAAACTTGGTAAGGAAAGAGATTACGGCAGACTCGAGTGGAGCGTGCTAGACTGGAATGAGCCGGCGTTGAAATTTTACCGAACGCTCGGAGCGAAGCCGATGGATGAGTGGACGGTTCACCGCATTAACTTGTCTTAA
- a CDS encoding NADPH-dependent assimilatory sulfite reductase hemoprotein subunit, protein MSTEQKLSPVEEMKSTSRWLRGTISEELKSDADHLSESAKNLLKFHGSYQQEDRDARKNRTKEGVGKAYIFMIRLKLPGGRMTGEQYLALDELAGQYGNKTLRITTRQSFQYHGILKDNLKLTIKGINDTLITTLGGCGDVNRNVMACPAPVGDQPRLEMLQLADAIAAHLAPKTSAYHDIWLNGKKLSPDAEQEEGVEPIYGKVYLPRKFKIGLTRPDDNCIDVFAQDLGFIAIIENGKTVGYNVTVGGGMGRTQGKAETFAHLGQTLCFIEPNQVVSAAEAIIKFYRDHGNRADRKRARIKYLVHDLGIEKVRQILEKDYFGRPLVAPKPVTITDVNLHHGWHSQPDGNWFLGLSVENGRIKDEESLRLRGGLQEIVKRFKPSVRLTGQQDLLLCDIETANRAAIDSLLNEYGIPRPENLSMVQKWSMACPAIPTCGLAISESERSLPGIIDSLEKELRSLGLAEERISTRMTGCPNGCARPYQSEIGIVGRSGEKYSLYLGGSTLGTRLSFLFQDLIHRDQLVQTLAKILNHFKAQKKVGESFGEFCHREGVMSLAQVAGIEPPKAH, encoded by the coding sequence ATGTCAACGGAACAGAAGCTCTCCCCGGTCGAAGAAATGAAATCCACCAGCCGCTGGCTGCGGGGAACGATCTCAGAAGAGTTGAAATCAGACGCGGATCATCTCAGTGAAAGCGCCAAGAACCTTCTGAAATTCCATGGAAGTTATCAGCAGGAAGATAGGGATGCCCGCAAAAATCGCACCAAAGAAGGTGTCGGTAAAGCCTACATCTTCATGATTCGGCTCAAACTGCCCGGCGGCCGGATGACTGGGGAACAGTATCTGGCGCTCGATGAACTCGCCGGACAATACGGTAACAAAACACTTCGGATCACCACCCGGCAGAGCTTCCAGTATCACGGCATTCTGAAGGACAATCTGAAGCTGACGATAAAAGGGATCAATGATACTCTAATCACAACGCTGGGTGGTTGCGGCGACGTGAATCGCAATGTGATGGCCTGCCCTGCCCCGGTCGGCGACCAACCCCGCCTGGAGATGTTGCAACTGGCCGATGCCATCGCGGCTCATCTGGCCCCGAAAACTAGCGCCTACCACGACATCTGGCTCAATGGCAAGAAACTCAGCCCGGACGCCGAGCAGGAAGAAGGCGTCGAGCCCATCTATGGGAAAGTCTACTTGCCGCGCAAATTCAAAATCGGGTTGACCCGTCCGGATGACAACTGCATTGATGTCTTTGCTCAGGATCTCGGATTCATCGCCATCATCGAAAACGGCAAAACGGTCGGTTACAACGTCACCGTCGGTGGTGGAATGGGTCGCACGCAGGGTAAAGCAGAAACCTTCGCGCATCTGGGCCAAACTCTTTGTTTTATTGAGCCAAATCAGGTGGTGTCCGCGGCGGAGGCCATCATCAAGTTTTACCGCGACCATGGCAATCGAGCGGACCGTAAACGGGCACGAATCAAGTACCTCGTGCACGATCTCGGCATCGAAAAAGTTCGACAGATTCTGGAGAAGGACTACTTTGGCCGACCACTGGTAGCTCCCAAACCGGTCACGATTACCGATGTGAATCTACATCATGGCTGGCATTCCCAGCCCGACGGCAATTGGTTTCTGGGGCTGTCTGTCGAGAATGGCCGGATTAAAGATGAAGAATCACTTCGACTGCGAGGCGGTTTACAGGAAATCGTGAAACGCTTTAAACCCTCCGTTCGCTTGACTGGCCAGCAAGATCTTCTTCTTTGCGACATCGAAACCGCCAATCGCGCCGCAATTGATTCGCTCTTAAACGAATATGGAATTCCCCGGCCGGAAAATCTGTCGATGGTTCAAAAATGGAGCATGGCCTGCCCGGCAATTCCCACTTGTGGGCTGGCAATCAGCGAATCGGAGAGAAGTCTCCCCGGAATCATCGATTCCCTGGAGAAAGAACTTCGTTCTCTGGGTTTGGCTGAAGAACGAATCAGCACGCGAATGACCGGTTGCCCCAATGGCTGTGCACGGCCTTATCAGAGTGAAATTGGAATTGTGGGTCGTTCCGGGGAAAAGTATTCGCTCTATCTCGGCGGAAGTACGCTCGGCACCCGACTGAGCTTCCTGTTCCAGGATCTGATCCATCGCGATCAGCTAGTGCAGACACTCGCCAAGATTTTAAATCACTTTAAAGCGCAGAAAAAAGTGGGAGAGTCGTTCGGGGAATTTTGCCATCGCGAAGGAGTGATGAGTCTCGCACAGGTGGCCGGGATCGAACCTCCAAAAGCTCACTAG
- a CDS encoding PhoPQ-activated pathogenicity-related family protein has translation MHRLFLILLALLFLPLSARADLASYLKKPEPKYSWKLKSKTEVLIGTVYEIDMISQEWQGIVWDHTIAIIIPKNVKPTSTMLLFNTGGTFKVTDAALALSLADKSKSPVAFLYGIPKQPLFDGLREDALISETFVRYLKSKDEDWPLLFPMVKSLIKAMDTVQAFAKEEWKFEVKSFLVSGASKRGWTSWLTGASGDPRVKAIAPLVIDMLNFSKQIPLQTASFGQPSEQIKDYTEKGLLNYAQNPLGQKLWAMVDPYSYRDKVTIPKMLIHGTNDPYWPQEATNMYWNDLQGDKYLLYVPNAGHNLQQKTDDNPRDLSRAVNSLAAYTRCIVYDKPMPKLNWEHKDGSKPGMYEVVVTSNVKPKAVRLWQVENATRDMRKSTWTESPINFSEGKSIGTVAAPQSGWKAFLAELEFEEEGNNFFLSTQLRMISAK, from the coding sequence ATGCATCGGCTGTTTCTGATTCTTCTCGCTCTGCTGTTTCTCCCGTTATCCGCTCGAGCCGACCTCGCTTCGTACCTCAAGAAACCCGAACCCAAATACAGTTGGAAGTTGAAGAGCAAGACCGAAGTCCTGATTGGTACGGTCTATGAAATTGACATGATCTCGCAGGAATGGCAGGGGATTGTCTGGGATCACACGATTGCCATCATCATACCGAAGAATGTCAAACCCACTTCCACCATGCTGCTTTTCAATACGGGTGGAACATTCAAAGTCACCGATGCAGCTCTGGCCCTGTCGTTGGCGGACAAATCCAAATCTCCGGTGGCCTTCCTCTACGGGATTCCCAAACAACCCCTTTTCGACGGCTTACGGGAAGACGCTTTGATATCGGAAACCTTCGTCCGCTATTTGAAATCCAAGGATGAGGATTGGCCTCTGTTGTTCCCGATGGTGAAGAGTCTGATCAAAGCCATGGACACCGTGCAGGCTTTCGCGAAAGAGGAATGGAAATTTGAAGTGAAGAGCTTTCTCGTCAGTGGGGCCAGCAAACGCGGGTGGACCAGCTGGCTGACGGGCGCCAGCGGCGATCCGCGCGTCAAAGCGATTGCTCCTCTGGTGATCGACATGCTCAATTTCTCCAAACAGATTCCCTTACAAACGGCCTCCTTCGGCCAGCCGAGCGAACAGATCAAGGACTACACCGAGAAAGGTCTGCTGAACTACGCTCAAAATCCGCTCGGTCAGAAACTCTGGGCGATGGTGGATCCTTATTCCTATCGCGACAAAGTCACCATTCCCAAAATGCTCATCCATGGAACCAACGATCCTTACTGGCCGCAGGAAGCGACGAACATGTACTGGAATGATCTCCAGGGCGATAAGTATCTCCTGTACGTCCCTAACGCGGGTCACAACCTGCAGCAGAAAACGGATGACAATCCCCGAGATTTGAGCCGCGCGGTGAATAGTCTCGCGGCGTATACCCGTTGCATCGTTTACGACAAGCCGATGCCGAAGCTCAATTGGGAGCACAAAGACGGTTCAAAACCGGGGATGTATGAAGTGGTGGTGACCAGTAACGTAAAACCGAAAGCCGTTCGGCTCTGGCAGGTCGAAAACGCAACCCGAGATATGCGAAAAAGCACCTGGACGGAAAGTCCCATTAATTTTTCCGAGGGTAAGTCGATTGGGACCGTGGCTGCACCTCAGTCGGGCTGGAAGGCATTCCTGGCCGAGTTGGAATTTGAAGAGGAAGGCAATAACTTCTTCCTCAGCACGCAGTTGCGAATGATTTCTGCCAAGTAG
- a CDS encoding RNA polymerase sigma factor, translating to MANTHQLVDHFFRHEYGRLVSHLTRALGVRNLDLVEDVVQTSLMQALQSWSHKGIPEDPTGWLFRVAKNRAIDSLRRSNRWDSISRSVAQRKSNDLPVLEDLSDQQFPDDQLRMLFLCCCDELPVESQVALALKTLCGFDTAEIARALLTSEANIQKRLFRARERLKESKWELSDLDRATIQKRIEAVRTVIYLLFNEGYHSASSDRLIRKDLCEEAIRLGLLLCDNPDTNEPASQALMSLMYYHAARFEARTQENGEIFLLEDQDRNLWDQRLLREGLHWMVQSARGESLSRYHLEGAIVAEHCLCSSFQAINWGRIVELYDLLVGILPGPIHLLNRAVAVARWKGPDAGLQELARLDSDKSLRNYYLWNAVLGELNRQAGNLSEAGHYLSLAFEQCPSIAERKLISSRLDGILDNSRVGIFLK from the coding sequence ATGGCGAATACCCACCAACTGGTCGATCATTTCTTCCGGCATGAATACGGCCGGTTGGTGTCGCATTTGACCCGCGCCCTGGGTGTTCGGAATCTGGATCTCGTTGAAGATGTCGTCCAAACCTCACTGATGCAGGCGTTGCAATCCTGGTCGCACAAAGGAATTCCGGAGGATCCCACCGGCTGGCTGTTCCGGGTGGCAAAAAACCGAGCCATCGATTCACTACGGCGAAGTAATCGCTGGGATTCGATCTCCCGATCCGTTGCTCAACGGAAATCGAACGACTTACCGGTTCTGGAGGATCTCAGCGACCAGCAGTTTCCGGACGATCAACTTCGAATGCTCTTTCTATGTTGTTGCGATGAACTCCCGGTTGAGTCTCAGGTGGCTCTGGCTCTCAAAACCTTGTGCGGTTTTGATACTGCAGAGATTGCTCGAGCGCTGCTCACCAGCGAAGCCAATATTCAAAAAAGACTGTTCCGAGCCCGCGAACGACTGAAAGAATCCAAGTGGGAATTATCCGACCTGGATCGCGCGACGATTCAGAAAAGGATTGAGGCCGTGCGAACGGTCATTTATCTGCTGTTCAACGAAGGCTATCATTCGGCTTCTTCGGATCGGCTCATACGAAAGGATCTTTGCGAGGAAGCCATTCGGTTGGGCCTGCTGCTTTGCGATAATCCGGATACCAATGAACCCGCATCGCAAGCCCTGATGTCCCTGATGTATTATCATGCAGCCCGCTTTGAGGCCCGGACCCAGGAGAATGGCGAAATTTTCCTCCTGGAGGATCAGGATCGTAATCTCTGGGATCAAAGGTTGCTGCGGGAGGGCTTGCACTGGATGGTCCAGTCGGCTCGGGGAGAATCGCTATCGCGCTATCATCTGGAAGGGGCGATCGTTGCAGAACACTGCTTGTGCTCAAGTTTCCAGGCCATAAATTGGGGCCGGATTGTCGAACTTTACGATCTTCTGGTGGGAATACTGCCTGGCCCGATCCATCTTTTGAATCGTGCGGTTGCGGTGGCGCGCTGGAAGGGGCCGGACGCAGGGTTACAGGAGTTGGCACGGCTCGATAGCGATAAAAGTTTGAGAAACTATTACCTTTGGAATGCCGTGCTGGGAGAGCTGAACCGTCAGGCCGGGAATCTCTCGGAGGCCGGGCATTACCTCTCGCTGGCTTTCGAGCAGTGTCCTTCGATCGCGGAGCGAAAGTTGATCAGTTCGAGATTAGACGGTATCTTGGATAATTCGCGCGTCGGGATTTTCTTAAAATAG
- a CDS encoding YciI family protein — MTKYLFIYRSEPMTTPPSPEEMQASLKHWNDWAAKFKATGNIVDEGDGLKPCGKVVKGGGIVTDGPFMEAKEVCGGFSIILAKDYAEAVKIAQACPMVQFGGNVEIREMAGYV; from the coding sequence ATGACCAAATATCTGTTCATTTATCGCAGCGAACCGATGACAACTCCCCCTTCCCCGGAGGAAATGCAGGCTTCTTTGAAGCACTGGAACGATTGGGCGGCTAAATTCAAAGCCACCGGTAACATCGTCGATGAAGGGGATGGTTTGAAGCCGTGTGGGAAAGTTGTCAAGGGCGGCGGAATCGTCACCGATGGTCCTTTCATGGAAGCCAAGGAAGTGTGCGGCGGCTTCTCCATCATTCTGGCCAAGGATTACGCGGAAGCCGTGAAAATCGCTCAGGCATGCCCGATGGTTCAGTTCGGCGGGAATGTCGAAATTCGCGAGATGGCCGGCTACGTTTAA
- a CDS encoding 3-keto-disaccharide hydrolase, which translates to MRHIVGYRGLMVLCAIVLLVSQVSGQRFLNGIVWPEPPVVTPGEGSAPPSDAEVLFDGKNFDAWNGAKDWKIDEDGGFTVKGVLKTKKSFGDCQLHVEFASPKVVKGNGQGRGNNGIGLMDAHYEIQVLDSYNNPTYPEGQAASVYNQKPPMVNSSRKPGEWQTYDIIFTTPRFSDDGKVKTPGYVTVIHNGVVVQNHSEIKGFTHYDRATAYDKHPEKLPLVLMYHGDPVRFRNIWIRDIKEPVGKEGKKGPEGK; encoded by the coding sequence ATGCGTCATATAGTCGGGTATCGCGGACTGATGGTCCTCTGTGCAATCGTTCTTTTAGTCAGTCAAGTCAGCGGCCAGCGCTTTCTGAATGGTATCGTCTGGCCGGAACCGCCGGTTGTCACCCCCGGAGAAGGATCCGCCCCGCCCTCCGATGCCGAAGTCTTGTTCGACGGCAAAAATTTCGATGCCTGGAATGGGGCCAAGGATTGGAAGATCGACGAGGATGGAGGCTTCACGGTAAAGGGTGTCTTGAAAACCAAGAAGAGCTTCGGCGACTGTCAGCTACACGTCGAATTCGCTTCTCCCAAAGTGGTCAAGGGAAATGGCCAAGGCCGCGGTAACAATGGCATCGGCCTGATGGATGCTCACTACGAGATCCAGGTGCTCGACTCTTATAACAACCCGACCTATCCCGAAGGTCAAGCCGCTTCCGTTTACAACCAGAAGCCGCCCATGGTCAATTCTTCCCGCAAGCCGGGCGAGTGGCAGACGTACGATATTATCTTCACCACTCCCCGCTTTAGCGACGATGGTAAAGTCAAAACCCCAGGTTACGTGACGGTGATTCACAATGGGGTCGTGGTGCAGAATCATTCAGAAATCAAAGGCTTCACGCACTACGATCGGGCGACCGCTTACGATAAGCATCCCGAAAAGCTGCCGCTGGTTCTGATGTATCACGGCGACCCGGTCCGATTCCGCAACATCTGGATTCGGGATATCAAGGAACCGGTCGGAAAAGAAGGCAAGAAGGGTCCGGAAGGGAAGTAG
- a CDS encoding DEAD/DEAH box helicase: MSLPDLDAPTEFEDFLVDVELLAGSTSAGFDDPLLTGIREAKLLNDSPWTRALGSLDMRVHTEGWKFPAPVIEVVSRPPVQVKPQEEEPAPSPEPELPDPAPKTPKKSIRARPTADTVQFKDRLLYLLQPPLDNLFDGRNVEVPFQPFKYQLEGIAFLMPRHAALLADEMGLGKTMQTILSIRLLFQAGLIRTALLICPKPLVFNWIRELKLWAPDLPFEVFGGDIDSRRATWKVSNCPLKLINYEILTRDADILEDDQVFFDLVVLDEAQRIKNHTSKTAQVVCSVKRSRSWALTGTPIENRPDDLIHIFSFVDKGRIPPETPAKMLPALTSECILRRTKEEAQSDMPPKIIRDMCIELTPPQKEAYELAEKDGIIHLNELGDTITVQHVFQLVMRLKQICNFDPRTGASAKMERLIADMAEVAESGRKAIIFSQWVEPLEVLAKALEEFGPLQFHGKIPTQDRPKVLDQFKADPTKHVILMSYGTGSVGLNLQFTNYVFLFDRWWNPAIEDQAINRAHRIGQKYPVTVTRFVSDNTIERRIAEILDSKRKLFNDLLSQNGPPPSMGLSEEEIFGLFDIPRPRKSAA; encoded by the coding sequence GTGTCGCTGCCTGATTTAGATGCTCCAACCGAATTCGAGGATTTCCTGGTTGATGTCGAGTTGCTCGCTGGTTCGACATCGGCGGGTTTCGACGACCCCTTGCTGACGGGAATTCGAGAAGCCAAGCTTCTCAACGATTCTCCCTGGACGCGCGCCCTCGGGTCATTGGATATGCGAGTTCACACCGAAGGATGGAAATTTCCCGCCCCCGTAATCGAAGTCGTCAGTCGACCTCCTGTTCAAGTTAAACCCCAAGAGGAAGAGCCTGCTCCAAGTCCGGAGCCGGAGTTGCCCGATCCCGCACCCAAGACGCCTAAGAAAAGCATTCGGGCTCGTCCCACGGCCGACACCGTTCAGTTCAAAGATCGGCTGCTGTACCTGTTGCAGCCTCCACTGGATAACTTGTTCGACGGCCGAAATGTCGAGGTCCCCTTTCAGCCGTTCAAATATCAACTGGAAGGCATTGCTTTTCTTATGCCCCGTCACGCGGCTCTGTTGGCCGATGAGATGGGGCTGGGCAAGACGATGCAGACGATCCTGTCGATCCGGCTGCTGTTTCAAGCCGGCCTGATTCGTACCGCATTGCTCATCTGCCCTAAGCCACTGGTGTTCAACTGGATCCGGGAACTGAAACTGTGGGCTCCCGATCTTCCCTTTGAAGTGTTTGGCGGCGATATCGATAGCCGCCGCGCAACCTGGAAAGTTTCCAACTGTCCTTTGAAGCTGATCAACTACGAGATACTGACTCGCGATGCGGATATTCTGGAGGATGATCAGGTATTTTTCGATCTGGTCGTACTCGATGAAGCGCAACGGATCAAAAACCACACATCCAAAACGGCTCAGGTAGTCTGCAGCGTGAAGCGATCGCGCAGTTGGGCACTGACCGGTACGCCGATTGAAAATCGCCCCGATGACCTGATTCATATTTTCTCGTTCGTCGACAAAGGGAGGATTCCCCCGGAAACGCCTGCCAAAATGTTACCGGCGCTGACTTCCGAGTGCATTCTCCGGCGTACCAAGGAGGAAGCTCAGTCCGACATGCCGCCGAAGATCATTCGCGACATGTGCATTGAACTCACGCCTCCGCAGAAGGAAGCGTACGAGCTCGCCGAGAAAGATGGCATCATCCACCTGAACGAGCTGGGCGACACCATCACGGTGCAGCATGTTTTTCAATTAGTGATGCGTTTAAAGCAAATTTGCAACTTCGATCCCCGGACCGGCGCCAGCGCGAAAATGGAACGGTTGATCGCCGACATGGCTGAAGTGGCCGAGAGTGGGCGTAAAGCGATTATTTTTTCACAGTGGGTGGAACCGCTGGAAGTCCTCGCCAAGGCTCTGGAAGAATTCGGACCATTACAGTTCCACGGGAAGATTCCGACGCAGGACAGGCCCAAGGTTTTAGACCAGTTCAAGGCCGACCCGACCAAACATGTGATCCTGATGAGTTACGGTACTGGCAGTGTCGGCCTCAATCTGCAGTTCACCAATTACGTTTTCCTGTTCGATCGCTGGTGGAATCCGGCCATCGAAGATCAGGCGATCAACCGCGCCCATCGCATCGGTCAGAAATATCCCGTGACGGTGACCCGGTTCGTTTCGGATAATACCATCGAGAGACGCATCGCGGAAATTCTGGATTCCAAGCGCAAACTTTTTAACGATCTTCTCTCGCAGAATGGTCCCCCTCCCAGCATGGGCCTTTCTGAGGAGGAAATCTTTGGCCTGTTCGATATTCCCCGTCCGCGTAAATCCGCCGCGTAA